In the genome of uncultured Sphaerochaeta sp., the window ACATCACTGACTTGCCGATGTACATCCGTTCCAAGAAGGGGCTCTCCTACCTTCCCCAGGAGCCCTCTATTTTCCGTAAGCTCAGTGTCGAGGACAACATCCGTCTGGTGGCCCAGACTCGCAGGGACCTGAGCAAGCAGGAACAGGATGCGCGTGTGGAGGAGTTGCTCGATGAGTTTGGTATCCAGGAAGTGCGCAAGCAGAAAGGATACACGCTGAGCGGAGGGGAACGCAGAAGAACCGAGATAGCCCGTGCCTTGGCCTCGAACCCACAGTTCCTGCTCCTCGACGAACCGTTTGCAGGAATCGATCCGAAAGCCGTCTATGAGATCAAGCAACTGATCAAAACACTCTCAAGCAGGGGCATCGGCATCCTGCTGACCGACCACAATGTGCGCGATACCCTTTCGATCACCTCCTGCTCACACATCATCAATGCAGGCACCATTCTTGTGTCGGGTGGAAGGCAGGAACTGCTTTCCAACCAGATAGCCAAAGACATCTATTTCGGGCAAGACTTTGAGGGGGATGCATGATGGAATTCTCACCAAATCTTTCCCTCAGCCAAAAACAACAGCTCAAGCTCAGTCCCCAACTGCTCCAGTCCTTTGAGCTGATGGCCCTTCCGCTTACCGAGTTGCAGGCAAGGATCAAGGCGGAGATAGAGTCGAATCCAGCCCTTGAGCTGCCCTCCTCCTGGGATGTCAGCTATGAGCACTTTGCCCAGGAGAAACAACGACGCGAAACCAGCGGTGTCGACGACACCTACTCCGACTCCTCGAGTTACGGAAGTGACCGGGGAGGCGGCTATGACTATGAAGCGAGTGATCGCCAGCAGAAGTTCATGGAGAATGCCCTCTCCCTTGAAGAGACATTGCAGGAACACCTGCTCTCCCAACTGGGCTGCGAACAGCTCTCCGAGGAGGCCTATCGGGTGGGAGAAATCCTGATCACCAATCTCGACGCAAATGGATTCTTCCGTGAAAATCCGAATGACATCCTCACCGAGAAGCAAGCAGAGCACCTGCCTCATCTTCTGCATCTCATCCGTCAGTTCGATCCCCCCGGGGTGTGTGCCAAGGACTGGAGGGAATCTCTGGTTCTCCAGGCGCAGGCAAAGGGAATCGGGGCGGAAGACCTCAAGCACTTCACGGCATTGGTTGAGGACAACCTGGAACTGATGCGGGCAAACAAGCAAGCACAGGTGGCGAAGAACCTGGGCATAGAGGTTGAGGAGCTGGAAGAGCTCTACGCCTTCCTCAAGACACTCACCCCGTTCCCCGGACAGAGCTTCTCCAGCGGTCCCGAACAGTATGTCATTCCCGATCTTTCGATCAGGAACGAGGAAGGGCAACTGGTGTTGAGGATGAACAACTCATCCCTGCCCGACCTTGCGATCAACACTGAGTTTGAAGGCCTTGCCGAGGACCTTGGCAGTTCGGATGAGTCAAAGAAGGCCCAGCAGTACATCAAGGAACAGATCAAGAGTGCCAATGCCCTGATTTTCCAGGTGCAGGTGAGAAACCAGACGCTCTACAAGGTAGCCCACATTCTCCTGCAGGAACAGCAGGAGTATTTCCTCTTCGGACCGCAGTACATCAAACCCCTGACGCAGAAGGCGGTCGCAGAGCAGTTGGGAGTCCATGAGACGACCATCAGCCGTATTGCTACGGCCAAGTACATCGACACCGATTGGGGGATCATCCCGATAAAGAAACTCTTCAGCAATGCTGTCGGAGACGAGGGGGCGGAGCTCTCCAAACAAGCAGTAAAGGAGACCATCCGCCAGATTCTGGAGGAGCATCAGGGCCAGAAAGCCCTCTCGGACCAGAAGATTTCCGATATCCTCAAGGAAAAAGGCATTTCGGTGGCGCGTCGTACGGTGGCCAAGTATCGCAATGAGCTGAACATCGACCCGTCATTCGTCCGAGGCACCAACTAGCCGACCAATAGGAAGAGGGGCGCTTTCGCGCCCCTCGGTATCTACTTTTTCGCATCAATGTTCCTTGATTTTGCTCTTCTCCTTTCGAGCTGTGGCTTCTATCTTGTCGGTAATCAACTCAATGCCTTCGTACAGCTCGTAGCAATCATAGCTGACCATCTTGATGGTGCCCCAAGAGAAGTGGATCTTTGCATCCAAATGGTATCCCTGTCCCTCGGTCTCACGAGTGATTACGATGTCCAGATCGTGCAGGTACCCTTCGGCAAATTGCAGTTTCTGGAGCTTCTTGTCCAGGAACTCACGGGTCTCATCGCTTGGGTTGTAACGGATGCCTCTGACAGTCAAATTCATAAGCCCTCCTTTGACTATGGTCATACACTAAGGATAAGGCTTGGATTGCCAATCGTCAATGGACAATTGTCACTTGCTTTTTTTCCTACTCTTTTGGTTATTTTTAATTCATTTCTATATAATTATTTAATAGCTATGCATCTCAAGAATCAAATCCTTAGCATTTTACTTATGCCGCCATATTCCCCTTGCGAAAGACCACCAACAATTGTATAGTAAAACAGGAGTTGCCTTGAGGGCGAACAAGGAGTTGCAGATGCCCGATTTTACTGTTCTGGAACTATTGGATCTGGACCTGAAACAACATAACCACCTTCGGTTGAGCTGCATTGCCGGGCGTACCGGATTATCCAGGAAGATCACCACCAGCAAGATCAGCAGACCCGGCCTTCCCCTTTCCGGGTTCTTCGATGAGTTCAGCAACAACTCCATCCAGGTCTTCGGACGTGGAGAGCAGGTGTATCTGGACAAGTTGGAAGCAGAGCAGAACCTTGCAAGCATCGAGCGTTTGTTCAGCTACGACATCCCTTGCTGCGTCTTTTGTGACGGTGGTGACCCAAGCGCGAAAATCATAGAACTCGCTGAGGAGTCGGGCACTTCCATCCTGAAAACCGACCTGCTCTCCTCCGACTTCTCCCGACGCCTGTACCAGACCCTCGACGAGGTGTTTGCCCCAACCCAAACCATCCACGGGGTATTTGTCGAAGTGTATGGCATCGGGGTTCTGATCACCGGCGAAAGCGGGGTCGGAAAGAGTGAGACGGCCCTTGAGCTGATCGAACGGGGACACCGCCTGATCAGTGACGATACGGTGAAACTGCGCAACATCAGTGACAACTACCTCATCGGCATGGGAGAGAATCCGCTGCTTGCCCACCATATGGAGATCCGGGGTCTGGGCATCATCAACTTGGCGAACCTCTATGGGGTCGGCGCCATCAGGGACCGCAAGCAAGTCCAGCTTTCGATCCACCTTGAGCCGTGGGATTCTCAGAAGAACTACGACCGGGTGGGAGAATCCACGATGGAAGATACCTACCTCGGCATCAACATCCCCAAGGTTGTCATACCCGTCAAACCCGGGCGAAACATCCCGGTCATCATTGAGACTGCCGCAAGAAATGAGCGGTTGAAGAAACTCGGCTATTATTCTGCGAAGGAGTTCGATCAGAGCGTCCTGAAGTGGTTGGAAAGCGAATCTGCACGAAAAATGTACTATATCAACGAGGAGACACTCTGATGGTTACCAGGGAACTGAAAGTCTACAATCGCGCCGGCATCCATGCTAGGCCGGCGGCCTCAATTGTCAAGACAGCGAACAAATACCAAAGCGAGCTCTACCTGGAAAAGGAGAGCATGAAGATAAACGGCAAATCCATCATGGGGATCATCACGTTGGGAGCCACTCACCAGAGTACCATCACCATGATTTGTGAGGGTCCCGACGAACAGCAGATGGCGGATGCCATCCAGACCCTGTTTGAAAACAGGTTCGAGGAGTGAACGATGCGTGAGCTTACCCAGCGGCAAAAGGATGTTGCTACCTTCATCAGCGCCTTCATCAAGGAGAATAACTACGCTCCCTCTGTGCGCGATATCGCAGACCACTTTGCGTTCTCTGTGAAGGCTGCCCACGATCATCTGAAGGCCTTGGAAGCAAAACAGGTCATCAAGACCAAGAGCGGCATCTCCCGCTCCATCGAGGTGATCGGTTCCGATTTCTTTCCCCGTGAGGAGATGATCCACGTTCCCCTCATCGGTTCCATCGCAGCGGGAGCACCGCTGATGAGCGAGGAGAATACCGAGTATCTGCTCAGTCTTCCCGCAACCATGTTGCGCAATACCCGCAACACCTACTTTGCCTTGCGCATCCGTGGGGAGAGCATGATCGAGGAAGGAATCTTTGATGGGGACATCGCCATCCTTCGCAAGTGCGAGGTTGCCGATACCGGTGACATCGTCGCTGCAACCGTTGGAGAGGAGGATATGGGAATCACCCTCAAGTACTACTACCCTTCCAACGGCAACATTGAGCTGAGACCTGCCAATTCCACCATGGGGCCCATCATCACCCGTTCCTGCAAGATTCATGGCAAGCTCCATCTCTTGATCCGAAGCTACTCATGAGCGCACGTGCCTACCTGCTCCTCGGGCCTGAGACCGGGGCAAAAGAACAAGAACTCAAGGATATCAGGGCCCTGTTGCGCACAGAGTTCGGCCCGGAGATAGAGCTGTCCCGCTTCTACCCTTTCGAGACGGAGAATGGGGAGATCTTCACGGTCCTGAACAACAACTCACTCTTCAGCGATCACCGTCTGGTCATCCTGAGCCAAGCCGAATCGGCCAACGCATCGCTTGTTTCCAGCCTGGCAGAGTATCTGGCGCACCCAGTGGACAC includes:
- the rpoN gene encoding RNA polymerase factor sigma-54 produces the protein MMEFSPNLSLSQKQQLKLSPQLLQSFELMALPLTELQARIKAEIESNPALELPSSWDVSYEHFAQEKQRRETSGVDDTYSDSSSYGSDRGGGYDYEASDRQQKFMENALSLEETLQEHLLSQLGCEQLSEEAYRVGEILITNLDANGFFRENPNDILTEKQAEHLPHLLHLIRQFDPPGVCAKDWRESLVLQAQAKGIGAEDLKHFTALVEDNLELMRANKQAQVAKNLGIEVEELEELYAFLKTLTPFPGQSFSSGPEQYVIPDLSIRNEEGQLVLRMNNSSLPDLAINTEFEGLAEDLGSSDESKKAQQYIKEQIKSANALIFQVQVRNQTLYKVAHILLQEQQEYFLFGPQYIKPLTQKAVAEQLGVHETTISRIATAKYIDTDWGIIPIKKLFSNAVGDEGAELSKQAVKETIRQILEEHQGQKALSDQKISDILKEKGISVARRTVAKYRNELNIDPSFVRGTN
- the hprK gene encoding HPr(Ser) kinase/phosphatase gives rise to the protein MPDFTVLELLDLDLKQHNHLRLSCIAGRTGLSRKITTSKISRPGLPLSGFFDEFSNNSIQVFGRGEQVYLDKLEAEQNLASIERLFSYDIPCCVFCDGGDPSAKIIELAEESGTSILKTDLLSSDFSRRLYQTLDEVFAPTQTIHGVFVEVYGIGVLITGESGVGKSETALELIERGHRLISDDTVKLRNISDNYLIGMGENPLLAHHMEIRGLGIINLANLYGVGAIRDRKQVQLSIHLEPWDSQKNYDRVGESTMEDTYLGINIPKVVIPVKPGRNIPVIIETAARNERLKKLGYYSAKEFDQSVLKWLESESARKMYYINEETL
- the lexA gene encoding transcriptional repressor LexA, encoding MRELTQRQKDVATFISAFIKENNYAPSVRDIADHFAFSVKAAHDHLKALEAKQVIKTKSGISRSIEVIGSDFFPREEMIHVPLIGSIAAGAPLMSEENTEYLLSLPATMLRNTRNTYFALRIRGESMIEEGIFDGDIAILRKCEVADTGDIVAATVGEEDMGITLKYYYPSNGNIELRPANSTMGPIITRSCKIHGKLHLLIRSYS
- a CDS encoding HPr family phosphocarrier protein; the encoded protein is MVTRELKVYNRAGIHARPAASIVKTANKYQSELYLEKESMKINGKSIMGIITLGATHQSTITMICEGPDEQQMADAIQTLFENRFEE
- a CDS encoding HPF/RaiA family ribosome-associated protein, encoding MNLTVRGIRYNPSDETREFLDKKLQKLQFAEGYLHDLDIVITRETEGQGYHLDAKIHFSWGTIKMVSYDCYELYEGIELITDKIEATARKEKSKIKEH
- the lptB gene encoding LPS export ABC transporter ATP-binding protein, whose translation is MDNRFTSLLEVQHLAKSYGKKEVVKDISFSMHSGEVIGLLGPNGAGKTTTFYMIVGFLKAKQGTILLNGEDITDLPMYIRSKKGLSYLPQEPSIFRKLSVEDNIRLVAQTRRDLSKQEQDARVEELLDEFGIQEVRKQKGYTLSGGERRRTEIARALASNPQFLLLDEPFAGIDPKAVYEIKQLIKTLSSRGIGILLTDHNVRDTLSITSCSHIINAGTILVSGGRQELLSNQIAKDIYFGQDFEGDA